The genomic stretch GGTAGCGACCGTTCCTGATGACACGCTGAGTCGATCCGGTGTTCAATCGGGCTCCGGCCCTGAGCTCGGTGATCCGCCGCAGCCTCGGACCGGCCGCGGAACAAGGAGAACACCATGGGCGTACTCGGCCTCATCATCAGCCTCATCGTCATCGGCCTCATCGCCGGTGCCCTCGCCCGACTGATCATCCCCGGCAAGCAGAACATGTCGATCCTGATGACCATCGTCCTCGGCATCGTCGGCTCGTTCGTGGGTGGCCTGCTCGGCTTCCTCATCTTCCAGCACGACCCGACGGACGGCTTCTTCCAGCCGGCCGGCATCATCGGCTCGATCATCGGCGCCGTCATCGTGCTGTTCCTCTACACGCGCTTCGCGGGTCGCGGCGCCCGCCGCTGACGCACGGAACGTCACGACGGGAGGCCCGGTACCAGCTGGTACCGGGCCTCCCGTCGTCTGTTCGCCAGCACGTCCCCCGTCGTCCGGACGCCGCGCAGCACGCGGCGCGTACCGTCCACGTCATGACTGACGAGAACGACACCCGTCGCCCGGAGCAGGACGCAGCGCGACTCGGGCTGGTCGTGGTCGGCGAGGCCTCGGCGCTGCAGTCCGGTGACGAGCAGGCGCTGGACGCGAGCGAGGCGAACATCCGCGACGCTGTCGACGAGCTGGTCGACGTGCCGCTCACCCCGCGCCAGGAAGAGGTCGTCGAACGCCTCGCGCAGGCCGGCGGGACCCTGACGGCGGGCCTCAGCGGTGCGCTGGCGGCCCAGACCGGGCACCCGGTGGAGGACGTCCTCGAGGGCGCGGCCCGCAGCATCGTCTGGCAGGAGCGTCTCGCCAGCGAGGGCGCCCAGGGCCAGGACGGCAGCCGACCAGACGATGGGCGTCAGGACGCTGGGCACCCGGACTCCGACCGTGACCGTCGCGACGACCGCGACCAGGCCTGACCGTCCCGCCAACCTGACCCACCGACAGACGGGAGGCTCCCCACCGGACCGGTGGGGAGCCTCCCGTCTGTCGGTCAGCCGACGGTCACGCCGTCGCGTGCCACCACTCGTCGAACGGCGTCGCGGGCACCTGGCGCTTGTGCTCCGTCGCGCGGTAGCGGGCCTCGATCGCCTCGGCGACCTCGACCGGGACGTCGTGGCCCTGCAGGTAGGCGTCGAGCTCGGCGTAGGTGAGGCCGAGGTTCGCCTCGTCCGTCTGGCCGG from Curtobacterium sp. MCLR17_032 encodes the following:
- a CDS encoding GlsB/YeaQ/YmgE family stress response membrane protein, translated to MGVLGLIISLIVIGLIAGALARLIIPGKQNMSILMTIVLGIVGSFVGGLLGFLIFQHDPTDGFFQPAGIIGSIIGAVIVLFLYTRFAGRGARR